A segment of the Candidatus Sumerlaea chitinivorans genome:
TCTATTGTTACTTCGTGGAACGCATTGGCGGTTTCGGCCTATCTCGATGCCTACAGGTTCTTGGGAGATGAGAAGGCTCGCGAGTTTGCTTTGCTGACAATGGATTGGATCCTCGACAAGCTGATCTCGGAGACGGAAGGGGCAGCTCATTACTACGCGCGAGAAAAACGTGAGCTTTATGGACTGCTCGAGGACCAAGTCGCAGTGGCACAGGCTCTTTTGGATTGTTTCCGAGTAAGCGGCAAACATGAGTACCTCGAGACAGCTGAATCGATCATGACTTTCATCGAGGCAAATTATGCCGATGAACAGACGGGTTTATACCGCGACCAGCCCAAAACGGCTGCAGCCGAGGGACTTTTGCGAATCCCAAGGTACTACGTGTTCGACACGCGGATCCCATCCCCCAATGCCCAAAGCGCGATGATCTGGCTCCAGTTATCGTGGCTGACCGGGAAAAAGGAATACATGGACCGGGCTCAGCGATTGATTCGTGCAGTCGCCGGACAAGAGAACTTCTGGGGAGATAACTCCTCGCAATATGCCGAGGCGTTACTGCTGGCAGTGTATGGGGCCCCCAAAGTGGTGGTGGTTGGCAAAGAGGACGATGCCGCCCTCGCCCAACTCCGGGATGCCGCAATGAAAGCATTTCGGGTCGGCTCTGTGATCGAAACTCTATCCCCCGAGAAGGCGCAACAAACCGATTATTTACCCGCAAGGGATTTAAAGCCAGTGGCGTACGTCTGTACCCCTGAGAGTTGTGCGCCCCCAGTCCAAGATCCGAAGAAACTCAAACCACTTGTCGAAAGTTTTGGGAAATCGCTACGTGTGCCTGCTGAGAAACGGACAAGCTCGGTGCCAAGCGAGCGCCCGTGAGGGTGGGATAGGACGAGCCGCGTCCCAAGAAGAAGAAAGGAGTTAGGCTGCATTGCCTTCGAAGCGTGGGATGAACCATCTGACCATTCTCGTGGTGGACGACGAGAAGAATACGCGGGAAGGGCTTCGTTGGGCCCTTGAACGCGAAGATGTGACCGTTCTTACTGCCGCGGACGGGGAGGAGGCATTGGAGATCCTGCGGCGCGGATCCGTGGATTTGGTCATTACGGATCTTCGCATGCCAAAGTTGGATGGCATGGGGGTCCTGGAGGCGGTCAAGCGTGAGTGCCCCGAAACCGCTGTGGTGATCCTCACCGGCCATGGCACCATCGAGAACGCCGTGGAGGCAATGAAACAGGGGGCCTATGACTACCTGATCAAACCCGTCAATCTGGATGAGCTCGGCCTTCTCATTGAGCGGTTCGCTTCAACTCGCAACCTGATCCGCGAAAACGTAGAACTGCGCGAGCGACTGGATGCAAAATTTGGGTTCGACAACATTGTCGGTCAGTCGGCTGCCATGCTCGAGGTTTTCGAGAAGGTGCGGATGGTTGCGCCGACCCGAGCCAACGTTTTGCTTACCGGTGAGAGTGGGACAGGCAAGGAAGTCATCGCCAACGCCATTCACCAGAATTCCCCCCGCCGCAACAAGCCTTTTATCAAGGTCAATTGCGGCGCCCTACCGTTGACACTTCTCGAGAGTGAGTTGTTCGGGCACGAAAAGGGAGCCTTTACCCACGCAATCAAAACGAAACCGGGCCGTTTTGAATTGGCAAATGGGGGGACGCTCCTCCTCGACGAGATTAGCGAGACGGCGCCTGAGTTTCAGGTCAAATTGCTGCGAGTACTTCAGGAAGGCGAATTCGAGCGCGTGGGTGGGACCCAGACGATCCGCGTCGACGTGCGAGTGATTGCAGCCACCAACAAGCGCTTGGAGGAATTGGTCCGGGAAGGCAAGTTTCGCGAGGATCTTTATTATCGCCTCAAAGTCGTGGAAATCTCACTTCCCCCACTCCGTGAGCGAGTAGAGGATATCCCTCTTTTGGTGGAGCATTTTCTGGAGGAATTCTCCCGCTACTATGGTAAGCCGAAACCACGCGTGCATCAGGCGGTCATGACGGCTCTGCAGAATTACTCATGGCCCGGTAATGTGCGTCAGCTGCGCAATGTGATCGAAGGCGCTGTTGTGATGGCGGGCGCGGAAATCACGCTCAAACATCTACCGCCCGAGATTCATTCAGCGCCGCGAGAGGAACATTACGTTCGTATTCCCGTAACAGCATCCCTCGAGCACGCTGAGCGGCTATTGATCGAAGCCGCCCTACGCTACAATGGAGGCAATCGCGCCAAGACGGCACGGCAGCTTGGTATCGGCCGTAAAACCTTGTACCGCAAATTGCAACAGTACGGGTTAGAATGAGCTTTCGAAGATGAGTGCAAAGCAGGAGGAACCGGATCAAGCGCTTCCGTGGGTTCCCAATACGCTGCGAGCCCTCCGCCATCGCAACTACCGTCTATTGATATTCGGCCAACTCATCTCGCTCACGGGTTCATGGATGCAAAGCACGGCGCAAGGTTGGCTTGTTTATCAGCTTACAGATAGTAAGTTCCTGCTGGGCTTAGTGGGGTTTGCCTCACAGGTGCCTGTGCTCGCGCTGGGTGTGCTGGGGGGTGTGGTCGCCGATGCCATGAGCCGTCACCGCACTGTATTGATTACCCAAATTCTTCTCATGGTTCAGGCATTGCTCTTGGCGGTTCTGACGCTGGTTCCCGGCCCAGACGGTCGGCCCCTAATCCAAGTGTGGCACATTATCCTACTCGCTGTGTTTGCGGGCTCGGTTCAAGCGTTCGATATGCCAGCGCGGCAAGCGTTTTTGGTGCAAGTTGTTCCAAAGTACGACATCAATAATGCAATCGCGCTCAATTCCCTGACGTTCAATGCGGCACGTGTCTTCGGGCCGGCTCTTGCAGGAATGCTCATCGCAATCATGCAAGGACTTGCCCGCACACGGCAGAATTTTGGCGAAGGGATGTGCTTTCTCATCAATGCACTGAGTTTCGTGGCAGTGATCGTTCAACTGATGCGCATGGATGCTTCTGCCAAACAGTTGCGTCCAGTCGGCCCCACAACCGAAGCAGACCTTGCTTCGGCGCTTCACTACTTGCGGCACCGACTTCACCTTCGGGCCCTGATGTATCATGCGGGCGCGGTTGCGCTGCTTGGTTTGCCGTATCTCGTCCTCCTACCGGCTGTGGCAAAAGATACGCTCGGAGGGGATTCGCGAATGCTGGGGTGGTTGACCACAAGTGTCGGCGTGGGAGCGATGACCGGGGGCGTTCTCATGGCCCGACGTAAGCATATTCAGGGCTTAGGAAAGGTAATTGCGGGAGCAACCGCAGCCTTTGGCCTCACGGTGATTGTTGTGGCCCAGACTTCCACCCCTTGGTTGGCGTGCGTCGGATTTGGAATTGCAGGTCTGTGCATGGTATCCGCGATGATTAGCTCCCAGACCTTGGTCCAATCGTTGGTTTCCGAGAACTATCGGGGGCGGGTCATGAGCTTTTACTCCATGATGACGATTGGAATGATGCCATTCGGAAGTCTGTTGGTTGGAGGCTTTGCCGAACACTTCAATGTGCAAAAGGCTCTTATGCTGAGCGGTATCGGCTGTATCGGTATTGCTGCCGCTTTCGCGTGGTATCTGCCGGCAATTCGCGCGGCAGCTCGCTCAAGCCCAGAGTACAGCTCTATCTCGAGCGGGGCGAAACAGAAGTAAGGAGATTAGTAATAACCGCCGCCCCGGCCTCCTTGGGGAGTGAGTGTTTCCACAGTACGTGACCGGACGGCTGACCTCCAATCGCCACCAGCGCCGCCCTGTTCCGCCCCCATCTGAGTTGGTTTTGGCGTCTCCTTGGGCTTATAGAGCGCTTGAGACTGCATATATTTGCCAATTTCATTTTTGAATTCCTTGACCTTGTCCTCGAGACTTGGGCCGAACCCCCTCCATTTGGCCTCGACCACTTTCTCTGGGTAGAGTTCCTCCAGGCTGGCCTTCGGAACATATCCGACGTGGCCGTTATAGCCAAAGGTCACCCACGATTCCGTGACACCAAACGAGAGAATGCGCGATCCGGGAGAAAGTTCGCCGAGCGGGGCGTGCGTGGCGAGGGCGCGTACCACGACAGGTCCTTCCCCCTGCTTGACCTGAAACCAGCGCGGCTTGCCCGTGATAGAAAACTCCTGTCCTTCCGCATAAGCCATCGAGATCATGGCAAACCACACTACCAGAACGCCACTAACCACTGCCCTCAAGCGCATGGCACTCTCCTTCTTCGACGCAAAGGCTCTCGTGTATTTACTTACCGCTGCACAGGCTCCGGATTTTGATTCGAGTATGCAAGGAAAAGCCGTAGCCCCCAAAAGCCGCTTCTTCGGTGGGAGTAGCGTTTTTGACAGCTCTTTGCTTCCCGCGGGTCTCATCTGGATCCTCGCATGTGCTTCTACTGGTTGCTCCGGCAACGTTGTTGTACCGCTTGAGGAACCACCTGCACGAAACTCGCGATGAATCGCTGGCCCATGCAAGCGGTATAAGTGCGCGTAGGTTTCCGACGGCGTGTAGGGAGCTGAAGTCTGTCGTACTGGCGAGCTCC
Coding sequences within it:
- a CDS encoding Response regulator of zinc sigma-54-dependent two-component system: MPSKRGMNHLTILVVDDEKNTREGLRWALEREDVTVLTAADGEEALEILRRGSVDLVITDLRMPKLDGMGVLEAVKRECPETAVVILTGHGTIENAVEAMKQGAYDYLIKPVNLDELGLLIERFASTRNLIRENVELRERLDAKFGFDNIVGQSAAMLEVFEKVRMVAPTRANVLLTGESGTGKEVIANAIHQNSPRRNKPFIKVNCGALPLTLLESELFGHEKGAFTHAIKTKPGRFELANGGTLLLDEISETAPEFQVKLLRVLQEGEFERVGGTQTIRVDVRVIAATNKRLEELVREGKFREDLYYRLKVVEISLPPLRERVEDIPLLVEHFLEEFSRYYGKPKPRVHQAVMTALQNYSWPGNVRQLRNVIEGAVVMAGAEITLKHLPPEIHSAPREEHYVRIPVTASLEHAERLLIEAALRYNGGNRAKTARQLGIGRKTLYRKLQQYGLE
- a CDS encoding transporter, putative encodes the protein MSAKQEEPDQALPWVPNTLRALRHRNYRLLIFGQLISLTGSWMQSTAQGWLVYQLTDSKFLLGLVGFASQVPVLALGVLGGVVADAMSRHRTVLITQILLMVQALLLAVLTLVPGPDGRPLIQVWHIILLAVFAGSVQAFDMPARQAFLVQVVPKYDINNAIALNSLTFNAARVFGPALAGMLIAIMQGLARTRQNFGEGMCFLINALSFVAVIVQLMRMDASAKQLRPVGPTTEADLASALHYLRHRLHLRALMYHAGAVALLGLPYLVLLPAVAKDTLGGDSRMLGWLTTSVGVGAMTGGVLMARRKHIQGLGKVIAGATAAFGLTVIVVAQTSTPWLACVGFGIAGLCMVSAMISSQTLVQSLVSENYRGRVMSFYSMMTIGMMPFGSLLVGGFAEHFNVQKALMLSGIGCIGIAAAFAWYLPAIRAAARSSPEYSSISSGAKQK